The following coding sequences lie in one Mercenaria mercenaria strain notata chromosome 5, MADL_Memer_1, whole genome shotgun sequence genomic window:
- the LOC128557349 gene encoding uncharacterized protein LOC128557349 → MVERFNKTVTTMLSMFVKEHHRDWDEYLQYVMMAYRSAEHETTGMTPNLLMLGRETSAPLDIAFEMSNSIKKTLQSQWVRELQEKLEEAHSVVREYTGNSIRRQKRYHDRKVSSENFKPDDNIYVYFPVKKVGYSSKFTSFWKGLYEIIEKFSDVLYKVNCGRPESPQMIHVNRLRKTKSQTLMFEDTDVEGNTLILNDDNAFISDHSDDSETEAAPE, encoded by the coding sequence ATGgttgaaagatttaataaaacagTTACAACAATGCTTAGCATGTTTGTAAAAGAACACCATCGCGACTGGGATGAATATCTTCAATATGTTATGATGGCATATAGATCAGCCGAACATGAAACTACAGGAATGACTCCCAACTTACTTATGCTTGGTAGAGAAACTTCTGCACCATTAGACATTGCTTTTGAAATGTCCAATAGTATAAAGAAAACTCTGCAATCACAATGGGTACGGGAACTACAAGAAAAATTAGAAGAAGCTCACTCAGTTGTTAGAGAATATACTGGAAACTCGATACGTAGACAGAAAAGATATCATGATAGAAAAGTTTCTTCTGAAAACTTTAAACCTGATGacaatatttatgtttattttccaGTCAAAAAGGTAGGATATTCTTCGAAATTCACGTCATTTTGGAAAGGTCTTtatgaaataattgaaaaattttcTGATGTTTTGTACAAAGTTAACTGTGGTAGGCCTGAATCGCCTCAAATGATTCATGTAAATAGATTGCGAAAGACTAAATCACAGACACTTATGTTCGAAGACACAGATGTAGAAGGTAACACATTAATTTTGAATGATGATAATGCTTTCATTTCAGATCATTCGGATGATTCAGAAACTGAAGCTGCGCCAGAGTAA